A genomic window from Macaca mulatta isolate MMU2019108-1 chromosome 19, T2T-MMU8v2.0, whole genome shotgun sequence includes:
- the RDH13 gene encoding retinol dehydrogenase 13, with protein sequence MNRYLLPLSALGTLAGAAVLLRDYVTGGACPSKATIPGKTVIVTGANTGIGKQTALELAKRGGNIILACRDMEKCEAAAKDIRGETLNHHVNARHLDLASLKSIREFAAKIIEEEERVDILINNAGVMRCPHWTTEDGFEMQFGVNHLGHFLLTNLLLDKLKASAPSRIINLSSLAHVAGHIDFDDLNWQTRKYNTKAAYCQSKLAIVLFTKELSRRLQGSGVTVNALHPGVARTELGRHTGIHGSTFSSTTLGPIIWLLVKSPELAAQPSTYLAVAEELADVSGKYFDGLKQKAPAPEAEDEEVARRLWAESARLVGLEAPSVRQQPLPR encoded by the exons ATGAACCGCTACCTGCTGCCGCTGTCGGCGCTGGGCACACTAGCAGGCGCCGCCGTGCTGCTCAG GGACTATGTCACCGGTGGGGCTTGTCCCAGCAAGGCCACCATCCCTGGGAAGACGGTCATCGTGACGGGCGCCAACACAGGCATCGGGAAGCAGACCGCCTTGGAATTGGCCAAGAGAG GAGGCAACATCATCCTGGCCTGCCGAGACATGGAGAAGTGTGAGGCGGCGGCAAAGGACATCCGCGGGGAGACTCTCAATCACCACGTCAATGCCCGGCACCTGGACTTGGCTTCCCTCAAGTCCATCCGAGAGTTTGCAGCGAAGATCATTGAAG AGGAGGAACGAGTGGACATTCTAATCAACAACGCGGGCGTGATGCGGTGCCCCCACTGGACCACTGAGGACGGCTTTGAGATGCAGTTTGGCGTTAACCACCTGG GTCACTTTCTCTTGACGAACTTGCTGCTGGACAAGCTGAAAGCCTCAGCCCCTTCGCGGATCATCAACCTCTCGTCCTTGGCCCACGTGGCTGGGCACATAGACTTTGATGACTTGAACTGGCAGACGAGGAAGTATAACACCAAAGCCGCCTACTGCCAGAGCAAGCTGGCCATCGTCCTCTTCACCAAGGAGCTGAGCCGGCGGCTGCAAG GCTCTGGTGTGACTGTCAACGCCCTGCACCCCGGCGTGGCCAGGACAGAGCTGGGCAGACACACGGGCATCCATGGCTCCACCTTCTCCAGCACCACGCTCG GGCCCATCATCTGGCTGTTGGTCAAGAGCCCCGAGCTGGCCGCCCAGCCCAGCACATACCTGGCTGTGGCAGAGGAACTGGCGGATGTTTCTGGAAAGTACTTCGATGGACTCAAACAGAAGGCCCCGGCCCCCGAGGCTGAGGATGAGGAGGTGGCCCGGAGGCTTTGGGCTGAAAGCGCCCGCCTGGTGGGCTTAGAGGCTCCCTCTGTGAGGCAGCAGCCCCTTCCCAGATAA